AAAGTAAAAGGTATATGTGCATTCTACTTGACTGTGTGTGCAGTGATACTTCTTTTTAATCGCAGGCGAAATGTAGAACACTGTCGCTGGTTTACGACAGGCAACCAACGTCACTCTGAGCGACGACGTCTCGCCGGGTTGTTTTCCATTGGCAAGCAGTTATTTCTTTCTCAGTAACAGCAAGAAACCCAACTTTAACGCAAACCTGTTTTTGCACGATTATGCGCACAATAGTTATACgaaaaaatatatttgttttaAGTTAATTAGGTTGtcttaattattattattattattattattattattattattattattattattattattattattattattattattattattattcagggTGTATGATTAATTCCCTTTTACGCCAGCCTCATCGTTTTCTGTTTCCCTATTTGCTTCTCTATCTTGCATTGTTTTTGCTACCACAAATGTCTGTACATATTGTCTTGCGTGTTACTCTTTAAGTGCACCAGCACAAAGGCTAACgtttggttgattgattgattgattgattgataatctAATAATATAGCCGCGATGTTCTGCAAAACTAGCTGTCACACATAACAGCGAAAGAAAATTAATAGCCGCCAGCAGCAATTCGGTGTTACGACGTTCCGCATAAAAATATGTTGCTCATGTAATCTTTCTTGCCTCCAAAGAACCGGCAAGACTAGTGAAGTATATGAATGGCCGCGATATCGTAATCATGACGCCATCAACGTATCTTATCTACGTAAAGTTATTAGGccagcccccccaccccccaccccgttttttttttcacggtggattaatgtgcacaGATACCACGATTTATTAGCAGGACAAAACACATTCTCCATACAGGCACAAGGACCCCGTATATGTCCAGTTCAGCATATACAGATGCTTCCGGCATAACTGATCTCGTGTATAACCGCCAAGTTATGGCAAGTGCCGCACGCTTAAGAACATTGAGTGCTGgagtttttctttctgttttttgttttccCGATGACCAGTCTTTTCGCAGCCTGATTAGAGTTTTGTTGAATCCTAAGAACTACCGAATAAgctacatacaaaaaaaaattaagttctcGTGTTTGCCAAAATCATGATCtacttatgaggcacgctgtagttgggggctccggattaattttgaccaccgggcgttctctaacgtgcacccaatgcatatTACAAAGTCGTTTTGAATTTCGCTCCCATGGGAATAAAGCCGCCGCGGCTGGGAATgaaaccgcgacctcgagctcagcaggcCAACGTTATACCCACTGGGCCACTGCTGCGGTTTGGTCAACATATCGAGACAAGGAGTCGTTAAAAGCGCTGCCATGCATACGTCTCTCAATGTCAGCTATCCGCGTTTAAAACGACATCCATCGAGCGCCTCCAGTGATATTCTTGAAGCGCTGAGCGGCAATACAACGATAATTGTTGTAGCCATATGAGGGTGCGACGATCACACAGGACACTCTCAATGAGGGCACTCACTGACCTTATTACAGCGCAAAGAGGACAGCGCGAACCAAATGATTATGCGTCAGAAAATGCAGAATTGCTAATATACTGCAACCACTGAATACGCACGCAACTTGGACGATGTGCACGCTGTAAACGCACTTGCACGCGCTAGTGGCTCAAGAATTATTAAGAATTATGGCCTTATAGGTTCAAATCATTATGGTATTGACAGCTATTTAATGCTGGAACGCGTAGAGCAGACGCTAATGGTCAGCAATACTAAACTATATTTCATTTAATGAAATCCTGAATGCACTTCATAACAGTCCGCATCCCGACATTTTTGGTTTGAGGAGCTTCCGGGGTCTAAAACATGTAGTGCATCCGACATTTCCGTAGGCACTGAGAGACTGAAACGCCAACCTAGGTGTTCTGCGGCCAAGCACCATCGCAGAGCTGAGCTATCGTTCAGTACCGCACAGTCCGCGCGCAGCGCCACATGTATCGTTATGGGAAACCTCTAGCATTGCCTCCGAGATTACTAACCTCGTCGGAGAGCGTATCCTAGAGGAGAATCGTGCGTGCCGCTGTAGTGCCGCCTGCTCGAATGTCTTCTGCCTGCCAAGGGGTGGCGCCACGATCGTAAAGCGCCAGTGAGAAAGAAGGGGATGGGTCGGGCAGATGCAGGCGGCGAGTAACGGGAAAGGAGAAGTAGCGGTTGCAGGGAGGCCGAGCAGCCGTGCGGTGCTTGTTTTGTTGTCGCATCGTTGCGAGTCGGGTCGCTGTCTCTTCGTCCCCTGTCACTTTTGCAACACGGCATGCGATAGCGCTCGCGCCGGAGAGCCTCGCTGTGCCAGCTGCAAGCGGGGAGGCTGCTCGTGCGAGCCGGACAAGCATCACGCAGCGGCCCTCACATGGGACAGGCGAGCCGATGGTTTCCTCCGCGCACGGTCGTCTGCTATCGCTCCGTGGCTGGGCCCCGGACGGAGAGGACGATGTCCCGCCCTGCACCGTCGTCGCTGTCGAGCATCGGCCGCCACCTCCGGCCGGAGAGAAGTCGGCGCTTGCCGCCGTCTTCGGGTGCGATCGGAACTGGCTGCTTAAGGCACTGACCACGATTGCCGTGCTCGGGGGTCTCGTTCTCACCCTGGTATGGGGCAAGCTGTACGTTCGCGAATGCCTCGTCTGGCTGGACAGCCAAGACAGCGAGACGGTGTGCCTCGTCTTCGTGCTCATGTACACCTTGGTGGCCTTTCCGCTTACCTGGGGCTACATCCTGCTCAATTTCGCTTGCGGCTACCACTTCGGTCTCGTCCTCGGAGTCGCGGTCACAGCCGCGGCCGCGTCCGTCGGCATCTCGGTAGCACACACGGTCATGAAGCGCTTCTTCCTGGGCTTCATCATGGCCCGGCTGCTGTCCAGCGAAGTAGTCCGCTCCACCTTGGCGTTGCTTGACACTGGCCACGCCTTCAAGGTGGTCATCATCTCCAGGCTCACGCCCATCCCTTTCGGCCTGCAGAACGCTATGTTCGCGGTGAGTGCCTCTGCATGTGTCCCTCTCGATCCCGCATCCTGGGAGCGAGTACGCGCGCAACCAACGCGGAAGCTGACCGAGTTGCGCGCAAAGCTCGCACCTTGCTGCAGGCATACTGCGCACCAATGGGGCCGTCGACCGCGCCAGCAGTATGCCTGCACTGGATGCACCTTTGCAGGTCTTCCCGCCCTTGATAACTCTTGGTGTCTGAAGGGTTTTGTTTGCCTCAAGAAAACTCGGAGTATGTGAGAAATGTGCAAGCTGCGGACAGATTGCAAAGCGTAGTGTTTCGTGCACTGGCGGGAACAGTTAGTTTATGTCTGCATAGATTGTTTTCAAAAAATAGAGGATTAGGGGAGTCTATCATGCATGTTGCAGAGATATATAATCTAGTCaatgtatacaaaaaaaaaaagagagagaagaacggaATGCGTTGGTTTGGTGTTTTTTTGAAGTTAATGCTTCCGATCAGTCCGCAGTGCAAATTATCGAGACTTGACATTTGGTCGGATGGAGGCCAGATCGTATATTTCCAAGCTGTGCAGAATGTGCGTAGTCACGCGAGTACTCTTCTTCAACATCATGACCGTCATTCACTCTTCGCGAATAATTCGCTATCGTGAGCAACGGTCGTGCTTTGGCGGGCACCGTGCATTCAGCGCAAATCTCTGCCCGTGAAATCCATGCTTTATGCGTCCCTTTCGCATGGGTCTTATTCAAAGGCGTAAGGGACCGCACTTCGCAAAGCAACCAAGAAAAAGCTCTGAGGCTACCAAGTGACGGCGGTACATGAGCGAGACAGTAAGCGCGCAACTTTGAATACGGTGTGAATGAGTGTAGAGCCCTCCGAAAAGTGACATTTTTCAATATACTTTCAACGTGCAATCCATTCTCGTCATTTAAATGGCTGTCGCACTGACCGCCAGGCAAGGAACCCGAAATATCATGGGCTACATTTCGGGCCGTGCAACATTAACAAACATTCCATACCTTTGACGTGCTGTCGAAGCATTCATCACCAGAGTGTATATTATGAACTAAAACTATTGAAGAACCGAGCATAGCAGTTACTCCCTATAAGCGTTATagtctagaagcgtacggtgaggggctagttggtatgacattatgggaacaaagaaaaactgcgcaaaaaaaaggacaagacagacagtggttctttctctgtcttgtccttttttgcgcagtttttctttgttcccataaGCGTTATAGGTCGTAGCAGTCGACACAGACTCACCAATGAGTACTTATAAGGGAGCTACAGTAGCCGCTGCTGAGTACTTCTCGTTAACGAAAGTGAACCATAAGCGTATAGTTCAATAAGATTTGTCGATGGGCCAGGTGGTTAGGTCACGGTCTAATAAACGCATATCGGCGAAAATTTAAGGCAAGACGTATAGGGCCAGGACGGGAGGGAGCCCGTTCTCCCTTCCGTGCGTActcctttacaatatatatatgtgtgtgtgtgtgtgtgtgtgtgtgtgtgtgtgtgtgtgtgtgtgtgtgtgtgtgtgtgtgtgtgtgtgtgtgtgtgtgtgtgtgtgtgtgtgtgtgtgtgtgtgtgtgtgtgtgtgtgtgtgtgtgtgtgtgtgtgtgtgtgtgtgtgtgtgtgcatttctgtcataagaagccaacaaagtcaccaaggacaacataggggaaattacttgtagttatagaaattataaattaatggaaatgaaagtgaataaCAACTGGCCGCATGTGGGATACCGACCCACGTATTCGCATTACGCGGGCGATGTTCTTACCAATTGAgataccacggcgccgttttctcatccactttctgccgctactactactacaacaacaacTAATACTGTaactaaccctgggagtattAGCCGGCGCCatcactcacaagccttggcggtggatgtggaacatcctttctgccgcaggcgtcacgtgtacGTGAACTTTTttgggcaactggtcaataaacccacgcgtgctacctgaaggcatcagtgttgccggattcgagaccctcgttatgtaacgaacgtgaagaaagggggttaaccgaggggcccaatttttagtAATGatatcataagcagccaacaaacaaatgCATCAAGGACAGGATGGGGaatttacttgtacttaataattgaattacagaaatgataaattagGAGAAATGAGAgtggacaatatatatatacaagttgtgttgtatgtgaaatTTAGAAGATGGTTGAACTGCACCGCCTGTGGTGGCCTGAATTCGCACCTGCAAGGTCAGTTTTAGACAGGGAGCAGCCACCACGCGGTAGAACTATTACTGCAAAGCACGTGACGGGTACAGATCGTGACTCGCACAGCGCCAGAGGCCGTGTGTATGTAGTGCACACTGCACACACCGCCACATCGAGGGTGGAACGCCATGCGGCTGCGGTGCGTGCTGCACGCCGCAGCGACCGGGGCTCCATCAAGAAGGCGGCCGCGGCATTTTTTCCGCGGACCATTTCCACGCACGCCggtcgcaaaaagaaaaaaaaaaaaaaaaccgcgacGCCGGTCGAGCTATACAGACGAAGTTAATGGGGCGCGTATCTTCTACGTTGTGTGCCACGCACACGGTCGGCGCGTCTTTTCCCAGGTATACGCACGTGCGTGAGAACGAAACTGTGTAACCGCACGCGACGATACTGACGATGATTACTGTAGTGATGGGGATAATTAGCGGGcatcattttaaaaaaaaatacagaggaTTCGAGACGAACGCACTCCTATCGAGCGGCGCTTCTAAGTTGTTTTTGTACATAGTTTATGCCATTCACTGCATACTCAAAAAGTGTTGCCTCTGTCGCTGTTGGCGTTGCGTGCAACTCGAACTGCCGCTCGCGCCACCTTTAGCCGAGGAGCCACGGCCATCTGTCACCAGCCGCGGCTGCTTAGTGcctatcgcgctgcactgctGAGCGTCATGTCGCGGGTGCGATCCCGTAGCGCCATGCCCTTCCGACGGGAACGGATGTGCGAAAAAAGTTCGTCCTTCCGTGCGTTGTGTGGGCGTTACATAAACAGCCCCGGATGACCGAAATTAGTCCGCGGTTGCCAACGTACTGTACGGcgcgcctcacaatcagatcgtggttttgtaaCCCGAAAACAATTTAACTTGTTGTGCTGTGCagtgattacaaaaaaaaaaaaaaactctactTGTCGAGCTTCGCAGCAAGCGGCGGGCATCAGAATTTGCGCGGTAATCATCGTTACGATTATGAATTAACAAAAAATGTATAGTTTTCCTAATTAATAACTTTCGGGGTAATGTTGTAATTGCAGTAGTTGAAGTCAACAGGCGCTGAATGCACTAAACTGCGTGCATGGCATTGCTATTCCAGTTAACATGCTTCCGCACTGTGGAGAATTTAAGTAAGCAAGACTGTTAATtagaacagcagcagcaactggAAGACGGCAAATTTCGAGCCCGCGTATAGCAAAGCCTGTAGCATTTCTTCGTTGTCGCCATTTATTCGCGCTTCTATATAGCCTCGTATATAATAACCCTGTAGCAGCATCGGTTACACATGGTGGAACTTTATAGCGTGAGTTGTAACTTCAATGCAATAGAATTTGAAGTGGCCAACAACGGGATACACTGCGCATTTTttcttatacagggtgtcccaactatcatgcaccgagatttaaagatatgcaaatgccacgtagctggtgATGTTGCTTGCCGCCGCTTGGATATACTCGGATTATTTTTTCCATTCCGCCTAATGACATAATTATTCGTAATTAAttagtcaacttctcaaatatgatAGATTAGAAATGTCAATGATAAAATTATAGAGCAACGTGAGAAACTCGCGGCTTTGTGTTGCTCGATATATACGTGTTGcgtaagtgtttttccgagcgttaaagaattaagcccgcgaatacgcgcaaaattgctgcgcaactggccactcgaggcactttgcgtgtattaggAGGCATCTTTCACGCTCTGAATACCGTTGACACGATGCACTTCGTTCGGACACATTGTAGCGCGACGCCAAAGCAAAGCGGCATGTTGATTAATCGAGGCACTTTGCTAAACGAGGCTTACGGAATGGCACATGGCGGAAAAGTTTAGCTTTGCCAGAAAATGGCGTAAAAGTGAAAGAATTAAGGGCGGCGACACCACCTTAGCGCAGCCCCTGGATCATCACAAACTACGGCTACATGCAACTTGAGGGGGAGTCTACTTTATTACGAATGTAATGACGAAGGTAGGCCAAGCGTCGCTGCGGCCGCATGGCTCCTGAAGTGAGAGGAGAACAAAGACCAAGTGATCGGTGTCGTGGCCTCCCGCACACAGAAAAATTATTGAACAAAAGATATTCGAGTCACAATGCAAAATGAAGAAAAGTTCAGCCTGCAGCCTTGTGGACATTTCCTGCAGGAAGACACCAAAATCTGCTAAATCTGTGGCGTTACGTAGCGACGTCATCGACGCCATGGACGTTTTGGGGGCGAAATTCGGAAAGGGAAGCTTGGCCTCCGTTTTATCTGCTAACCAgtcgccttctctctctctctcttcttctgggggggggggggggggggttcgaaaAATAAAGCCTTCACGGCCTGAA
This Dermacentor albipictus isolate Rhodes 1998 colony chromosome 1, USDA_Dalb.pri_finalv2, whole genome shotgun sequence DNA region includes the following protein-coding sequences:
- the LOC139054083 gene encoding transmembrane protein 64 — its product is MVSSAHGRLLSLRGWAPDGEDDVPPCTVVAVEHRPPPPAGEKSALAAVFGCDRNWLLKALTTIAVLGGLVLTLVWGKLYVRECLVWLDSQDSETVCLVFVLMYTLVAFPLTWGYILLNFACGYHFGLVLGVAVTAAAASVGISVAHTVMKRFFLGFIMARLLSSEVVRSTLALLDTGHAFKVVIISRLTPIPFGLQNAMFAVSQMSLGRYVTASALGLVPTQVINVYLGTTVRSMEEVLDDDATAATGYAVLLAQVVLSAVLMSLIVRKARQELRDTVLSSGCSSRASLDTAFCPHFPWVPVAPMQTAWARPAV